In Acidobacteriota bacterium, a single window of DNA contains:
- a CDS encoding M28 family peptidase has translation MRIGGLLWLSLAMAAAGGCGPERVSGGSAADEPAPTAAAAAPAAGGEWQTAAEMHRLERDFAAMIRLAPRPAGSERLEACRRLIAEELTGAGLGVRRESFRAATPRGVIEMANVIGEKAGDPRRILIVATHIDTKELPGVHFIGANDSGSSTAAVLEIARVIAARADARATYRFLFFDGEESVGESITETDGLYGSRQHADNIRRSDEAQSVRAMILLDMIGDRDLALTRDRYSSPELWSLLAVCCRRLGWPEIAAGESNAIIDDHIPFRELGIPVIDLIDFEYGPWNSYWHTPRDIPDNVSVANIFRVTRVTLCLLESLDCE, from the coding sequence TTGCGCATCGGCGGACTCCTTTGGCTGTCTCTCGCGATGGCGGCGGCCGGCGGGTGCGGACCCGAACGGGTGTCGGGCGGATCGGCGGCGGACGAACCGGCCCCCACCGCCGCAGCGGCCGCACCGGCCGCCGGCGGCGAATGGCAGACCGCCGCGGAGATGCACCGGCTGGAGCGGGATTTCGCCGCCATGATCCGCCTGGCGCCGCGTCCGGCCGGCTCCGAGCGCCTGGAAGCCTGCCGGCGCCTGATCGCCGAGGAACTGACAGGCGCCGGCCTGGGCGTCCGCCGGGAGTCGTTCCGGGCGGCGACGCCGCGGGGTGTCATCGAGATGGCCAACGTGATCGGCGAAAAAGCCGGAGATCCCCGGCGGATCCTCATCGTGGCGACCCATATCGACACCAAGGAACTGCCCGGTGTCCACTTCATCGGGGCCAACGATTCGGGCTCGAGCACCGCCGCCGTCCTGGAGATCGCCCGGGTGATCGCGGCGCGTGCCGATGCCCGGGCCACCTATCGCTTTCTCTTCTTCGACGGCGAGGAATCGGTCGGCGAATCGATCACCGAGACGGACGGCCTGTACGGCAGCCGCCAGCACGCCGACAACATCCGACGGAGCGACGAGGCGCAGAGCGTGCGGGCCATGATCCTGCTGGACATGATCGGCGACCGCGACTTGGCGCTGACCCGGGACCGGTATTCCTCGCCCGAGTTATGGTCGCTGTTGGCGGTGTGCTGCCGCCGGCTGGGCTGGCCCGAGATCGCCGCGGGCGAATCCAACGCCATCATCGACGACCACATTCCCTTCCGCGAACTGGGCATCCCGGTCATTGACCTGATCGATTTCGAATACGGCCCCTGGAACAGCTACTGGCACACCCCGCGTGACATCCCGGACAACGTTTCCGTGGCGAACATCTTCCGGGTGACCCGGGTGACGCTCTGCCTGCTGGAGAGCCTGGATTGTGAGTAG
- a CDS encoding nucleotide exchange factor GrpE, with translation MSKEAEQPDQPRTPDSRRESSTTGFSTNRDLERLFQEAEQTIDKIVHAKRESREETLAVPLFVPEAVVTPITPPAETEPDEAELLRQELERLKLRYQELETDFQNFRNRVERDAESTNLNTRAELLKDLLQIIDILELASNTFNSEKFSHSVDSYRKGFNLLHRQFLDVFDKIGVLKIPTEAQPFDPHLHQAITAEERSDLEVQTNLKELKAGYVYHGILLRPAMVKVGVPKPKPSGSH, from the coding sequence ATGAGCAAAGAGGCCGAACAGCCCGATCAGCCCCGCACGCCGGACAGCCGTCGGGAGTCCTCCACCACCGGGTTCTCCACGAACCGGGACTTGGAGCGCCTGTTTCAGGAAGCCGAGCAGACCATCGACAAGATCGTTCACGCCAAGCGGGAATCGCGCGAGGAGACGCTGGCGGTGCCATTGTTCGTCCCGGAAGCGGTGGTGACGCCGATCACCCCGCCGGCGGAGACCGAACCGGACGAAGCGGAGCTGCTGCGGCAGGAGTTGGAGCGGCTCAAACTCCGCTATCAGGAGCTTGAGACTGATTTCCAGAATTTTCGCAACCGGGTGGAGCGGGATGCGGAGAGCACCAACCTGAACACCCGGGCGGAGTTGTTGAAGGACCTGCTGCAGATCATTGACATTCTGGAACTCGCCAGCAACACATTCAATTCGGAGAAATTTTCCCATTCCGTCGACAGTTACCGAAAGGGTTTCAACCTGCTGCATCGGCAGTTTCTGGATGTCTTTGACAAGATCGGGGTGCTCAAGATCCCCACCGAGGCACAGCCGTTCGACCCGCACCTGCACCAGGCCATCACCGCCGAGGAGCGAAGCGACCTCGAGGTCCAGACCAATCTGAAGGAATTGAAGGCTGGTTACGTGTACCATGGAATTCTGCTGCGGCCGGCCATGGTCAAGGTCGGCGTGCCCAAGCCGAAACCGAGCGGATCGCATTGA
- a CDS encoding VWA domain-containing protein: MKIFSRLVLAATVLTLAGAAWSQQAVQTPEGRIAVRVEMVNLLCSVLDRRGNYVTTLQQDDFIVYENNAPQRIENFSAMSDLPLSIALLIDTSASVANKLKFEQDAATEFFATVLRPQDKALLVEFDTGVTLIQDFTNDTNLLGKQLRTLRAAGGTSLYDAVLLVAEEKLVPDQGERRKTVIVISDGEDTVSKVTFEEALEMAQRSGATVFAISTNKGGYFGVKGSDEGDTILEQLTSATGGKAYYPTKMEDLSLAFREINQELRSQYSISYRSSNPARDGTFRALRVAVKGKDLRVRHRKGYFAPKSSGSD, translated from the coding sequence ATGAAAATCTTCTCCCGGCTGGTGCTTGCGGCGACAGTGCTCACATTGGCGGGGGCCGCGTGGTCTCAGCAAGCGGTTCAGACGCCCGAGGGCCGCATCGCGGTCCGGGTGGAGATGGTCAACCTGCTGTGCAGCGTCCTCGATCGGCGGGGCAATTATGTGACGACCCTGCAGCAGGACGACTTCATCGTTTACGAGAACAACGCGCCGCAGAGGATCGAGAACTTCAGCGCCATGAGCGACCTGCCCCTGAGCATCGCGCTCCTCATCGACACCAGCGCCTCGGTCGCCAACAAACTCAAGTTCGAACAGGACGCGGCCACCGAGTTTTTCGCCACCGTGCTGCGCCCCCAGGACAAGGCGCTCCTGGTGGAATTCGACACCGGCGTCACGCTCATTCAGGATTTCACCAACGACACGAACCTGCTGGGCAAACAGCTGCGCACCCTGCGGGCCGCCGGCGGCACCTCGCTCTACGACGCCGTCCTGCTGGTGGCGGAAGAAAAGCTGGTGCCCGACCAGGGCGAGCGACGCAAAACCGTGATCGTCATCTCCGACGGCGAGGACACCGTCAGCAAGGTGACGTTTGAAGAGGCGCTTGAGATGGCTCAGCGGTCCGGCGCCACGGTGTTCGCCATTTCCACCAACAAGGGCGGGTATTTCGGCGTCAAGGGCAGTGACGAAGGAGACACCATTCTGGAACAGCTCACCTCGGCCACCGGCGGCAAGGCCTACTACCCGACCAAGATGGAGGACCTGAGCCTGGCGTTCCGGGAGATCAACCAGGAGCTGCGCAGCCAATACAGCATCAGTTACCGCTCCTCCAACCCGGCGCGTGACGGGACGTTCCGGGCGCTCCGCGTGGCAGTCAAGGGGAAAGATTTGCGCGTGCGCCACCGCAAGGGGTATTTCGCGCCCAAAAGCTCGGGCTCGGATTGA